In Bombus huntii isolate Logan2020A chromosome 9, iyBomHunt1.1, whole genome shotgun sequence, a single window of DNA contains:
- the LOC126869426 gene encoding TM2 domain-containing protein almondex, with protein sequence MNVVRINSRNVIFILLAIFSTTAKQAHMGYDHESAIKYAQKEANVNSTPAYTSTKEEILRLCPNGIACSELSGDCLKCDLNPNCVYGAVYVANCSVLENIDCVGEQFFQKKYICRYCYQTDHWEHECQHKNSCSSIASPRQYYRTNCTVKDDILCLGRRRFMKNLLCNWTVGYRWSVALFLSITLGGFGADRFYLGHWQEGIGKLFSFGGLGVWTLIDVMLISMRYLGPADGSLYV encoded by the exons ATGAATGTTGTTCGTATTAATTCGAgaaatgtgatttttattcttctgGCAATTTTCTCGACTACTGCCAAGCAGGCTCATATGGGTTATGATCATG AGAGTGCAATCAAATATGCACAAAAAGAAGCTAATGTAAACTCAACACCAGCTTACACTAGTACAAag GAAGAAATTTTAAGATTATGTCCAAATGGCATTGCTTGTTCAGAATTGAGTGGAGATTGTTTAAAATGTGATTTAAATCCCAATTGCGTATATGGTGCTGTATATGTAGCTAATTGTTCTGTTTTAGAGAATATTGATTGTGTT GGTGAACAGTTCTTTCAAAAGAAGTATATATGTCGTTACTGCTATCAAACAGACCATTGGGAGCACGAATGTCAACATAAGAATTCATGCAGCTCTATAGCTTCTCCACGACAGTATTATAGGACAAATTGTACAGTAAAAGATGATATATTATGTCTTGGAAGGCGTAggtttatgaaaaatttattatgcAATTGGACTGTGGGATATCGTTGGTCTGTTGCTTTATTCTTGAGCATTACTTTAGGAGGTTTTGGTGCCGATCG ATTTTATTTAGGTCATTGGCAAGAAGGTATTGGTAAATTGTTTAGTTTTGGAGGACTTGGAGTATGGACATTAATTGATGTGATGCTTATATCTATGAGATATTTAGGTCCAGCAGATGGATCATTATATGTTTAA